From Corallococcus soli, a single genomic window includes:
- a CDS encoding carboxypeptidase regulatory-like domain-containing protein has translation MRKPSAVVIGGVLLLLLVGAGISWWWLRAPSPSPEGPSVTPSRPVRRPLSEAPPPPPRGALQVRGRVLDLRGQPVAGVEVSATVPLPGETLSELPCDTDPDVSLADGDCTTASAWDWALEMVASHRGSAFVLTRTASAQDGTFTLEGLPQGTVAVWALGPDGAALEEDVATGAQDVKLVLAPAQKLSGRVVDEDGAPLPGTRLTVLHTGNARYFEATADAEGRFAVGPLPMAIYTLAAAHPGKLSTWLQDLSPVPLEEDLVLHPPRRIVGQVLNGERPVPGVSVVEKAGGRIAVSDADGRFRFDNLLPSAYVMTAEHDGQRAWAQVELTEHPSDAEVTLSLGTAFFVDVTVRDTAGRPVRDAVVVAIGADRDAFDLGEVGEGVDKTRQTNAEGHARLGPLMARTYQFQVVAERMQDLTQERAVGRDTPPLEFVLSPAILVEGRVLDAQGQPVKEASLSLRPQPAETTPGKPRLFMHHRHMRIRTFEATTDDTGHFIIKVDKAMAGPLIVEAEGFLRREIQAQAPSSGIQVTLESGATVQGSVTSSSGAPVNGVDVTLSKGGVDEDDPEDHGRVDFAGSTEEDGTFVIRGVEPGSYAVWLAATAGGYQRLLPQRVDVRGSETVELALRLDLDGRMAGVVVDARGQPLAGVTVTAVAREDEASEGRSYSPLEAVTGPDGRFALEPLARDWDYELTATKPGYAMPRPPAKPEPEPEDDEDDEGSDELLGGLKLGRWVPDDEEPRVIARAGNLAVRVVLTAQSRITGRLVKPNGAPLTRFELNEEPVRDPRGAFTVFVDKPGLQHLTFQASGHALTQREVRVPAGRDVDLGEVRIEAGHTVRGRVVDDATGEPLEGVDISLSLPLAELKAAAEEESGEKYDIYDVHGGFLDTTTARDGTFTLPSVESRPYRLTAMHAKADYATLERALGPTEDTLELRLQGDTRLEVSVKDAQGKPYPAMVSAWAERDLEVISLLPDDEAKTVFRELEPGAYLVGLRAGSGPYVAPYKKVQVQPHRITRVELLATSPGTTVTLRWGERGAQGIALLFPGTVPLPASDDAAGQLRQKGLRTSSGNETWEHVPPGPYTLLVLHHRGQGRWLTYRQDVAVGTTAAQEVQVPTLTW, from the coding sequence ATGCGAAAGCCGTCGGCGGTGGTCATCGGAGGGGTGCTGTTGCTGCTCCTCGTCGGAGCGGGGATCTCCTGGTGGTGGCTGCGCGCCCCCTCGCCGTCCCCGGAGGGCCCGAGCGTCACCCCGTCCCGCCCCGTGCGCCGGCCGCTGTCGGAGGCCCCGCCCCCGCCGCCCCGGGGCGCGCTCCAGGTGCGGGGCCGCGTCCTGGACCTCCGGGGCCAGCCCGTCGCCGGCGTGGAGGTCTCCGCCACGGTGCCCCTGCCCGGAGAGACCCTGTCGGAGCTGCCCTGCGACACGGACCCGGACGTCTCGCTGGCGGACGGGGACTGCACCACCGCCTCCGCCTGGGACTGGGCGCTGGAGATGGTGGCCTCCCACCGGGGCTCGGCCTTCGTGCTCACGCGCACCGCCTCCGCCCAGGACGGCACCTTCACGCTGGAGGGGCTGCCCCAGGGCACCGTGGCCGTGTGGGCGCTGGGCCCGGACGGCGCCGCCCTGGAGGAGGACGTCGCCACCGGCGCCCAGGACGTGAAGCTGGTGCTCGCCCCCGCCCAGAAGCTCTCCGGCCGCGTGGTGGACGAGGACGGCGCCCCGCTCCCCGGCACCCGGCTGACGGTGCTGCACACCGGGAACGCGCGCTACTTTGAAGCGACCGCGGACGCCGAGGGCCGCTTCGCCGTGGGCCCCCTCCCCATGGCCATCTACACCCTGGCCGCCGCCCACCCGGGCAAGCTCTCCACCTGGCTCCAGGACCTGAGCCCGGTGCCCCTGGAGGAGGACCTGGTGCTGCACCCGCCCCGGCGCATCGTGGGCCAGGTGCTCAATGGTGAGCGGCCCGTCCCCGGCGTCTCCGTGGTGGAGAAGGCCGGTGGGCGCATCGCCGTCTCCGACGCCGACGGGCGCTTCCGCTTCGACAACCTGCTGCCCTCCGCCTACGTCATGACCGCGGAACACGACGGCCAGCGGGCGTGGGCCCAGGTGGAATTGACGGAGCACCCATCCGACGCCGAGGTGACGCTCAGCCTGGGCACCGCATTCTTCGTCGACGTCACCGTGCGAGATACGGCGGGCCGTCCCGTGCGCGACGCCGTGGTGGTCGCCATCGGCGCCGACAGGGACGCCTTCGACCTGGGCGAGGTGGGCGAGGGCGTGGACAAGACCCGGCAGACCAACGCGGAAGGCCACGCGCGCCTGGGCCCGCTGATGGCGCGCACCTATCAGTTCCAGGTGGTGGCGGAGCGGATGCAGGACCTCACCCAGGAGCGGGCCGTGGGCCGCGACACCCCACCCCTGGAGTTCGTCCTGTCCCCCGCGATCCTCGTGGAGGGCCGGGTCCTGGATGCCCAGGGCCAGCCGGTGAAGGAGGCCTCCCTGTCGCTGCGCCCCCAACCCGCGGAGACGACCCCCGGGAAGCCACGGCTCTTCATGCACCACAGGCACATGCGCATCCGCACCTTCGAGGCCACGACCGACGACACAGGCCACTTCATCATCAAGGTGGACAAGGCCATGGCGGGCCCCCTCATCGTCGAGGCGGAGGGCTTCCTGCGGCGCGAAATCCAGGCCCAGGCGCCCTCCTCCGGCATCCAGGTGACCCTGGAGTCCGGCGCCACGGTGCAGGGCTCCGTGACGAGCTCCAGCGGCGCCCCCGTCAACGGAGTGGACGTCACCCTGAGCAAGGGCGGCGTGGACGAGGACGACCCGGAGGACCACGGGCGCGTCGACTTCGCGGGCTCCACGGAGGAGGACGGGACGTTCGTCATCCGGGGCGTGGAACCGGGCAGCTACGCCGTCTGGTTGGCGGCGACCGCGGGCGGCTACCAGCGCCTGCTGCCCCAGCGCGTGGACGTGCGGGGCTCGGAGACCGTGGAGCTGGCGCTGCGGCTGGACCTGGATGGGCGGATGGCCGGCGTGGTGGTGGATGCCCGGGGCCAGCCCCTGGCGGGCGTCACCGTGACGGCCGTGGCCAGGGAGGACGAGGCCAGCGAGGGCCGCTCCTATTCCCCCCTGGAGGCCGTGACGGGGCCCGACGGCCGCTTCGCCCTGGAGCCGCTGGCCCGGGACTGGGACTACGAGCTGACGGCGACGAAGCCCGGCTACGCGATGCCCCGCCCCCCCGCGAAGCCCGAACCCGAGCCCGAGGACGACGAGGACGACGAGGGTTCCGATGAGCTGCTCGGAGGGTTGAAGCTGGGCCGGTGGGTGCCGGACGACGAGGAGCCCAGGGTGATCGCCCGCGCGGGCAACCTGGCCGTGCGCGTCGTGCTGACCGCCCAGAGCCGCATCACCGGACGGCTGGTGAAGCCGAACGGGGCGCCCCTCACGCGCTTCGAGCTGAACGAGGAGCCCGTGCGCGACCCGCGCGGGGCCTTCACCGTCTTCGTGGACAAGCCCGGCCTCCAGCACCTGACCTTCCAGGCTTCGGGCCACGCCCTCACCCAGCGCGAGGTGCGGGTCCCCGCCGGACGCGACGTGGACCTGGGCGAGGTGCGCATCGAAGCGGGGCACACCGTCCGGGGCCGCGTGGTGGACGACGCGACGGGCGAACCGCTGGAGGGCGTGGACATCTCCCTGTCCCTTCCGCTCGCGGAGCTGAAGGCCGCGGCGGAGGAGGAGTCCGGGGAGAAGTACGACATCTACGACGTCCACGGCGGCTTCCTGGACACCACCACCGCCCGGGATGGCACCTTCACGCTGCCCTCCGTGGAGTCCCGGCCGTACCGGCTCACCGCGATGCACGCCAAGGCGGACTACGCGACGCTGGAGCGCGCGCTGGGCCCCACCGAGGACACGCTCGAGCTGCGCCTCCAGGGCGACACCCGCCTGGAGGTGTCGGTGAAGGACGCGCAGGGCAAGCCCTACCCCGCCATGGTGTCGGCCTGGGCGGAGCGGGACCTGGAGGTCATCAGCCTCCTGCCCGACGATGAAGCGAAGACCGTCTTCCGTGAGCTGGAGCCCGGCGCCTACCTGGTGGGCCTGCGCGCCGGGAGCGGCCCGTACGTGGCGCCCTACAAGAAGGTGCAGGTCCAGCCGCATCGCATCACCCGGGTGGAGCTGCTCGCGACCTCGCCGGGCACCACGGTGACGCTGCGCTGGGGCGAGCGCGGGGCCCAGGGGATCGCGCTCCTCTTCCCGGGCACGGTGCCGCTGCCAGCGTCGGACGACGCGGCGGGACAGCTGCGCCAGAAGGGCCTGCGCACCTCCTCCGGCAACGAGACCTGGGAGCACGTGCCCCCCGGGCCCTACACGCTGCTGGTGCTGCACCACCGGGGCCAGGGCAGGTGGCTGACGTACCGGCAGGACGTGGCGGTGGGGACCACCGCCGCGCAGGAGGTGCAGGTGCCCACCCTCACCTGGTGA